From a single Athene noctua chromosome 2, bAthNoc1.hap1.1, whole genome shotgun sequence genomic region:
- the ACTR3B gene encoding actin-related protein 3B isoform X4 — protein sequence MASYLPPCVIDGGTGYTKLGYAGNTEPQFIIPSCIAIRESAKVGDQAQRRVMKGVDDLDFFIGDEAIDKPTYATKWPIRHGIVEDWDLMERFMEQVIFKYLRAEPEDHYFLMTEPPLNTPENREYLAEIMFESFNIPGLYIAVQAVLALAASWTSRQVGERTLTGIVIDSGDGVTHVIPVAEGYVIGSCIKHIPIAGRDITYFIQQLLREREVGIPPEQSLETAKAIKEKYCYICPDIVKEFAKYDGDPRKWIKQYTGINAINKTKFVIDVGYERFLGPEIFFHPEFANPDFMESISDVVDEVIQNCPIDVRRPLYKPEFFQVCHTKKDYEEYGPSICRHNPVFGVMS from the exons ATGGCGAGCTACCTGCCCCCCTGCGTGATAGATGGAGGCACCGG GTATACGAAACTTGGCTATGCAGGAAATACAGAGCCTCAGTTCATTATCCCATCAT gCATTGCAATTCGAGAATCAGCCAAAGTAGGTGACCAGGCTCAGAGGAGGGTAATGAAAGGTGTTGATGATCTGGACTTTTTCATAGGAGATGAAGCCATAGATAAACCTACCTATGCTACAAAG TGGCCTATACGACATGGTATTGTTGAAGACTGGGACCTTATGGAGAGATTCATGGAGCAGGTCATTTTTAAATACCTACGAGCTGAACCTGAggatcattattttttaatg aCAGAGCCTCCACTGAACACGCCAGAAAACAGAGAGTATCTTGCAGAAATCATGTTTGAATCATTTAATATACCAGGACTTTACATTGCTGTTCAG GCAGTGTTGGCCTTAGCTGCCTCTTGGACTTCACGGCAGGTCGGAGAACGTACTTTGACTGGAATTGTCATCGATAGTGGTGATGGAGTGACCCATGTAATTCCTGTG GCAGAAGGCTATGTAATTGGAAGTTGCATCAAACATATTCCTATTGCAGGTAGAGATATTACTTACTTTATTCAACAGCTCTTAAGGGAAAGGGAGGTGGGAATTCCTCCTGAACAATCTCTGGAGACAGCAAAAGCCATAAAG GAGAAATACTGTTACATTTGCCCTGACATAGTGAAAGAATTTGCCAAGTATGATGGAGATCCTCGAAAATGGATCAAACAGTATACTGGCATCAATGCAATCAACAAAACCAAGTTTGTTATAGATGTCGGTTACGAAAGGTTCCTTggacctgaaatattttttcatcctgAG TTTGCTAATCCTGATTTTATGGAATCCATTTCGGATGTAGTTGATGAAGTTATACAGAACTGCCCCATTGATGTCCGGCGTCCATTATATAAG